TGATTGGTCTGGGTTACTTTGTAGCGAGCTTGCTGGCGTCGATTGTCAAACACGTTTCACGTAGCGAGTGGTATCCGGATAACCTCAATAAGGGCACACTCGAGTACTACATGTTCCTATTGTCTGGGCTTATGTTGGTTAACTTGACTGTGTTCCTGTTCTTAGCAGTGAGGTATCGCTATGTGGTCTGTGATCAAGACAACCCTGAAGATGATGAGCGCGTTGAGAGAAAAAAGAGCTCTTCAAGCTTTTCGAATATTTCCCAAAACGATCTTGATAACCGCTAATGAACGAGaaatatcattaattttaaGTCTTGGTTCATTTAGTTGAACAGTCAAGCTTCTTTATCGCCTCAAATACATTTATCACAAGAAGTTTCATTGACCATGCACCTAATATTTCTAGTTATTTACATTGTTAATCACTTGTTAATCCTGTTAATcacgattgtgattggtttttaaaaaaatcctatTTTTCACTAATTCGCTGGCCAAGTTGTTATGGGACAGTTTGTTTTCGAACACTTCAATACGCCAATCACATAGacagttgtagtttaaatcaaccaatcgcAACCTTAGTTTTAATCACCATAGATACAGTGTACAGACTACTTAATTGAGGCTTTCctcttttctcggaaattgtaatttttataattcattGGTATTAAGACTTCGTGTcatccaattcggtctgtaatcgtTAATCAAGTCTTATTTTGCGAGTGCTGTGTCAGTTGTTGAGATCTTACATGGTGCGACTGAAAGCAGGgaatattttaagaaaaataagttaAGTATTGTTTAACTGTGACGACTGGGTTTCATCGACAAAAAACCATGTCACGCTCTTTAGTGGCGTTACATCGAATAGGCCGGCACTTGATCATGTGACGTCTTCACGTCACAGTCTGTGTTCCGTGGCGATGAACGATTAATCTTGTGCTTGTGCGATCTTGCGTGTTAATGTCTACCTATTTTGCCATATCAATCAGCGGGGAACTTAATTTCGTGGCATCCAAGTGAATTTACGATAATTTCGCAGTCTTATACTGATAATTTTCGGCCTAAAAGGTAAGAATCATTCCTTGTGTAGTAGTTTTACGTCTTGCTTTGTGAGAACTTAACTTCCGCCTTTTGCTGAGAGTCGCATAAAATTTGCTTGTTGCAGTCGTTTCTTAACTCCAAAgtcatttctgtttttcaatcTTTGCAATTCCTGAAACGTAAACTGCAAGAAACGTAGCATAAATCCAGTTACCTCGACTGGATAAGAGTTAATTCTCCTTAGGAGCCCTTACTGTTACCAGCGAAAGAGAAACATGCCATGTGAATTCTACTCACATTGTTGGTTTATAAAGTACGGAAGAACAGGTTTCTAGTGATGTTTCGTTAGCTTACGATCAATAAATTTGAAGTAAGCTGTCTCGTTGTGATGCTGGCTCATTTCTTTGCCACCTTTGCAAGGTTTCAGTTTCGACAGCTAGCTTTATCTTTCAGAGGATTATGTGACAGTCTTCTTCGTTTTATATTAAGCCAATAGTCAAAGGAGTAGGTAAACAGACACTTAAAAATGTCTCAGAAATGAATCCGCGCTTGTGGcaagataaatatttcttttatctcATAACCGGGctaaaaatttactttcttccGTAGCCTATTGACACTTATCACTAGGTTCTTAATATCTTTATCTTAAGATTTCTACAGTTTGTCGCTTGTCGCATGAGGTACTCATTCAGTGATATCTAAAAGGTCATGCATAAATATGTAACAATATGAATACCTAGTGTGAGCCCTTGTGTGACCCGTTATTTTTACCTGAGTGCCAAAAGGCTTATGAGTGTGTTGACACAGATTCTATACAGTTACTTGGTTGTAATCATGACCTGACTTTATCAATGTACAGTTAAAGAAATATTAAGAGAGAATTCTGATTCAGCGTAATATTTTCAAATGGTTTTACATAAAAGTGTTTATAAGTGCACTGCGTTGATGCTAGTGATCGCTAGTACTTAATGCCATCAACTAACACCTCATAAGTATCAGGACTCCCAAACATAGGGATTGCTAAGTGTCTTAAGCCACTTTCATTCTTTAAGACAGTGAGAAAGAACATAACAGTCAGCTGTGTTCCTACATCAGTAGCTAAGTCCATACGTAAAATTATTTACTTAGAGAAGTGCCTGATGATGGAATCTCTCcgagatgatgatgatgacgggATTTCGACAAACTACGATTATAGCCAGGAAAACCCGTCAGAATTGGATGAATCACTGTCTGAGGAACCAGTCTCCAACAACAATACTCTTACAGTTCTTTGTATTTTATTCGTTACCTTATTTGAACGTCTGGCATTCTATGGGGTGGCTGCAAATCTGGTACTCTACTGTGAGGACGTTCGTAAGCTTTCCTCGCCATTATCCAGCATAATCGCCTTGGCATTTCAAGGTATGAACACTGTTTATGTTCTGAGCTTGGTATGGAACATTCTATGGCCTTCAGCTATTCCACTCTTTAAGGATACCAAGAGAGTGGCCATAAATGCTATTAATGTCACTAGAGATACGGACAACGTTAACCAATAATATCATGAGAAGAGAAAAGTATTTCCAACTATTAGTTATAGGAATAGATGGAATACATTTATTGTTTTCCGGGAATTGTAATTGAAGTGACACCAAATATCAAAGTAATAAGAAAACTAGTCGAGactcgtgaaaaaaaaacaaaacaaaacaaaaaacaggatttaaaggaaatttattaGAAACTCTCCAACCTGGCTGGTTTAGGTTTCTGAataagttttaactttttctatCCAGTTTTTCTATCCAGTTTTTCTATCCAGTTTTTCTATCCAGTTTTTCTATCCAGTTTTTCTATCCAGTTTTTCTATCCAGTTTTTCTATCCAGTTTTTCTATCCAGTTTTTCTATCCAGTTTTTCTATCCAGTTTTTCTATCCAGTTTTTCTATCCAGTTTTTCTACCCAGTTTTCTATCCAGTATTATATATTTGGTCTAATTGCGTTCGTCATCTATTCGTACCGGTTCtatcaaaatcaaatgaaataaatcttgttTTTGGCCTGCAgaagatatgcaaataaataaataacccTCATAAGTGAGCTGCAATCATAGGATTGCAGGAAGAGGTTCTGACTTTGTTCTACAAGATGTTTACTGAATTCAACCAGTCTTATTTCGTCATACGTAACACGAATGacgctttcttttttttcttttttttttttctataaaggAACATGTTTCTTTACTCCTATAATCGGCGGTTGGCTAGGAGACATAACCGCTGGGCGATACAACACCATATATGGAAGCTTGTTGGCTTACATTGTCGGCACCGTTACACTTACGGTTATTACATACAAAAAACCTTCAGGGCATCATGTCTTTGAAGGCTTATATGGAACGTTACTTTTGGTTGTGTCCCTTGTCGTTATTGCCTTTGCAGTAGGAGGAGTCAAGGCAAATTTGTCCCTGATGGGAGCAGACCAAGTGAAGAGGAAAGGGCAAAGGATGGTGCAAAgattttttgtttggttttactGGTTCATACAGGTTGGCTCGTTGCTGGCCTTCACAGTTGTAGTATACGTCCAACAAAACGTGATCTATTTCTTTGGTTACTTAATTACTGTAGTTTCAATAACGTGTGGAACTATGGTAGTGGTGATAGGGAGAAACCGTTATCTAGTGTATCCCCCACGAAAAAGCGCTCTAATGGATGCTCGACATATTCTTGCAGTTGGTATCAAAAACAAGCTCTTCTGCAAAAGAAATCCACACTGGACTCACTGGCTCGACGGTGCTAAGGACACCATGGGTGGTACCTTCTCTGAAGAGATGGTAGAAGTTGTCAAGTCCATAGTTCATTTGTGTCCAATATTACTCACATTTATCTTCTACTGGACAATATACGGCCAGGTACGTGAGAACGGTCATGAAAGCCGTATTCGACTTGTCCTTTTGAATTGGAACCCTACTTAGTCTACCCTAATGCTCAGCGACTTCAATTATGGATAGAGCTAATAGTGGTCAAATTAGCAATTGATCGATTGATTTGGTAACAAGATTGTGACATTCTATCTTTCCCTTTTCTCCTGGCtgaggggaagggaggggggggggggcggggaaGTAAGGGATTATGGCCCACCAGGTTTCGACCGTTTCCTAGACCCAGCATCACATACGCGTTAAGTTGGTTACTGCGTCAGGtgctgaaaattaaagaagccTGGAGAAATTATGATCAAACTAAATTTAAAGTCATGTCTTCCTCGAAAGGTAAAATAAGTATTTCTTGCACTTTTAAGGGGCTTCTTTTCTATCAATATACTGAAACTGCTTAATCCGATTTTGTTCGCTCAGatttatattttccattttctcgtAGGGTTCTACCGCGTTTCTATTGCAAGGCTCTTACATGAAGTTGGATATCATTAATTCGTTTCCATTTCCTGTGGCGTCACTGGCCATATTTGAAATTGTGACTGTTCTAGTTTTGATCCCCCTTATTGATCGAGTTGTCTACCCAGGCCTCCGTCGCGTTGGCTTCAATTTCACTCCTCTACGCAGAATCGGCGTTGGATTGATTTTTGCTGCTGGTTCTGTGGCCTTGGCAGGATTTATCGAAATTGAgcggaaagaaaaatttggaagGGTGACACAAATTGTTTTCAATAGAACTGTAAATGCATCAAATATGAGTGTGTTTTATCAAGTGCCACAGTATATCCTACAAGGAACAAGTGAAGCTTTGGTATCCACTACAGGTGTGTGCAAAATTAATTGAGTGgcgcttgatttttttttcatctaaacatcattaatcataataataataatttaatacatTCGTTCCTATCTCGATGTGGATTGCATCTTTTCTACTGCATACTGGTAGTCATCGTCGAGGGTTTGAGATCGACTTGTTACATTACCCTTTGGAGTATGGTCTCCGCGTTAACTTCTGTGATAtcacgagaaaacaaaaaatatcaccaacTATATCGAGCCTATTAGTACGTAGAACCAAGGCAAGCAAAGATGACAAATAATTGAGGTGGACTACATTTATTATTTTCCGGGGATTGCAATTGGAGTTTTCAGTTTTGTGTAAGTGACACCAATatacaaaaaatcaatttgaaataTCAAAGTAAGCGGAAAACTAGTTGAGGCTCCTGAAAAAGTAACTTGAtttgaagacattttatcaGAACTTCTCCAACTTGGCTGGTTTAGGTTTTGAATAAGTTTTAAGTTTGTTACATCTATCCAGCTTTATCTCATTCCTCGAAAAATACAGGAAATAAGCATTCGAAACGTCGTGATCAACGTCAGAGGTGACTGGTTCGCGAGACAAACGATACTACTTTAATTTATTCGTATCAGATTTTCAATTCATAAGAACAAAAGATGGACCGACTATGTCGATTAGACCTAAGATTCCATTCCAATTTCTACAAAGCTAGTtcccatgaattttttttaagttcctaCTTGGAGATGTTACAGGGAACGACTTACACTAAAGCCTTACACTTATAGAACGTCACATTTTGCAGGTCTTGAATTTGCCTATGCCCAGTCTCCAACAGAGTTGCGTGGCTTGGTAATGGGCGTGTGCTGGGCAATGATTGGCCTGGGTTACTACGTAGCGAGTTTGCTGGTGTCAATCGTCAAACACGCTTCTCACAACAAGTGGTATCCGGATGACCTCAATAATGGCACACTTGAATACTACATGTTTTTATTGGCTGGGCTTATGTTAATAAACTTGGCAGTTTTCCTGTATTTAGCAGTGAGGTATCGGTATGTCGACCATGGAGAAGGGCCTGAAAATGATGGCTACCGCGTCCCTGTTTTTACCAGAGTTTTATCACTCGCGACAGCTGTAAAAGTGGAGACTGACGTCTGCCCTCAATTACTGGTTCGGTGATCGTATACGAATGTGTAAGAAAATATGTTGTCTGTTTGGGAAAACAAATGTAATTTGAGACTATCTGATCATGTAGTGATCTGTAATCTGTAGGGGATAAAGTTTTGCATATCTAAGCATGCAGTATCTCGATCTTCATGGAGCAATCAACGTAAGGAGTACGGTCAACTCTCTCGTTATGGCGTATCCTAAGCTCGTTCCCAGATCCCTTGTGTAACTGTACAGAAATGTAGGCCGTAAAAGGTTTGGTTTTAAGGTACGAAATTACGCGTATATTTCCCACCACATTAATAACGATAGCGATCAGACGTGTAGAGTGCATGAGATGATTTTCTAGTCCGTGAATAATTAATTCCTTTATATAACGTTAAGTCAAGAGAAACTCGCTCTTGCTAAAGATTTATGCAATCCTTAGGACTTGGCCGTTTCCTAGAATCATGCAAATCCTTAGTGTTTAGAATCTATTTGGAATAATGTATATTTCAAGATCTCGTTAAATCTCTATCGATTATTAATGGATATAGATTTCTTGTTCCAGAAAACAGCTGTTCAACCTGGTAAAAAGAACTTAGTCTTAACCCTAGGCATAACTTAGGTCAAAAGCTAATTTTGATTGTATAGATATTTGTCAGAATAGTTGGAATAGACAAGCAAAGTGCGAGTTTAAGCAGCCGAACAACTCTGGAAAGATATTACTGGAAAAACGGTTAGTGAGGAACAGCGTCCCTTTTTTGATTGCGTGAGGAATTTGAACCATTATTATACGCGAAATTTTTTGGgaataattaataaatatttttcttcttttatttagTCCTTTTTCATGAAGTATTTCACACATTTGAATATCACGTGTTAAATCTTCACACGCTTGATGGCGCACCTCACTTTCTCCCTCAATTACGGCATTCAAAAACGTTTACAAAAATATCTTCCgacaaaactaaaatttctaataaatttATTTAGAGCAACTTAAACAAGATAACGCtaataattttacttttctttagaCTGTCTTTCTTCCCATCGGTCTGGCCAATACTGGCATCGGCATCTGTCGGTGAAATCTGATCTGCTCGGCTTACCGTCGCAAACACATCGGGTGTTCGTTTCTCTATTTCCGCACAATATTGGCAGGTCCTCTACAGGCTTACAAATTGAGCTTTCCTCCATGCGTGGTACGTCTATAATCCTAAGATTTTCGCGATGGTAAGGTGGCTTGCATTGTCGAAGGGCACAGGCTCGAGCCCAGATTGGCAGCACTGGGCCTGTTTTACAGTCAATAGCACAATGTGCAAATTTAGGATTGATAAGGTCACCTTTCTGGCAAGTCCAGGGACGCACAGGATCACACTGGACGCCGTCGTCAATGATGCAATGCGCCAAGTTGTTTAATACTTCAACCATCTGCTCAACGTTTCCCTTAAACTTGGGATCAAAGGCGGCCGTGAAGAGGCACTTTCGGAATTCTACGTTGCAGTAACACGGTCTGTAGCTGAAAATGGTTCCTTTCTTTGGAATGCTTTCTCCACCCGCGCATGTCAGCATTCGATAGCAGCACAAGTCTAACTCATTCTTAGGCTCTACTCCTCCAATTCTACTGAATGTTTCTTGGGAGATATCGCAGTAATGTGTGACGGTCGCTAGAGACTTTACAGTCCCCGCTAAAATGCAGGCAAAGCCATCGCCTTTCTGTTCATTTCCAATCAGCCAGCCTACGTTTGTATCATAGAGTTCGATGCAAATCTTGCCCTCGTCCAAGCAAAGTCCCGGATTAGCTTTACACTGGTTTATTCCGGGCCTGCATTGCTCTTTGTCGGCAGGGCATTCGCAGCGCAGTTCGGATCCCCACATTTTGCAAATCCCACGACTCGCGCAGACTTTAGGAATACGGCAAAGATTCACAAAATACTGACACCTGGAAGTTAGGAAAGAGAAGAATTTAAGTAaatattaattaacaaatagcTGTAATGTGATAGTCAGAGGTCTACTAACTCACATTTCCTGTACTGCTCACCGCGCATGCTAAACTAGCGAGCAATCATCGAGAGAGGGGAAGTCAGTGTTATGTCACTCGATCGCCACTCGTCATTCGCCTGCTTTTCTGCTTATTCCCACGAAGTGACCGCCTCGAATAAGCTATATTACTTTACCCATTTAGCAGAGAACGCAGAGTATGCCacacaaacttaaaaaagaacTTCAAACGGTGATTAAAAACATTCTCTCGGTTTCAGAAGAGTTCTCCATTAAATTTCCATCCTTAGCAAACAATAAAAGTTACTTTAAATTATTCCCTTATACCCCATCCCTTTTAATTCTATCTCAACCCCTCCTCTTACTTCTTAGTTACACACCTACAGTTGTTCCTCAACCATTGTGTCCCATATGAGTTATATTCTGCAGGAGCATCGCACACACATCGTGTTCCGTGTTCCCCGCAAGTGAAGCTTCCATGTTTATCAAGTTTAGTGGGAACACAGCGGGGTTCCCCATAACTTGGCCCGACATTCCGCCTGTGAAACATATTAGGGTCCGGAACGATGGGAAAGCATCTGTATCCATAACTCATTTTAAATCCGTCCAGCAAAGAATGAAACACGTTCCCACTGAATTCTAAATGGCAGTTGGCAACTCTTGGATCGACCAAGTCTCCTGTGTCGCAGTTTTTCTTCAATGGATTACAACTGTCCTTGAGTGGCAAAATGAACTGGTTTCTCAGAGCAATACACTGTATAAGGCTGGGGTTTTTATCGCAAACGCTAGTAGAAGAGGCAATCAAAGGGATAAGAAAAAGCGGAAGTACACTTTGAATTTTGATTTccattgtgcaatttttttccctatcGAGGAAAGCTTTGCTAGTAAATGCGTCATCAAAAGGGTCGATTTTCATGCACGCGCTCTCGCGAGAAAAGCTAAGACAGTGTCTAGATCTCTGGTTccaagagggtctcaatgaggttaacaatcaaccataaaatttatatttttatcgcAAAGTTAGTATAGCTTCTGTATTGTATTTAAGCCTTTTTACATTGCAAAATAAGATTATAAAATGTAGTTATatacagattttaaaatttacatgaataattgcgtaagaatttgattatttaaaattattttaaaaaaggaacgCTTAAAGTTTTTGACACTAGTACTCCGTTTGAGGTCCACACTTAGTTTGTTCCATTCCTTTGTTTCTCTCACAGCAAACGTTCAACCACCTCCCTTACTTCTCTTATATACGGCTGAATATCTAAACAACAAAGCGAAGAAGGGGTGAGAAGTCAAAGACTCCATCTAAATTTATTGGGGGTAAATTAAGAGGGGTTTTATTCCGCGAAATTGAGGGTTCATCCGTCAAGAAAAGTTACTGAGCTACGACTTCGTTTTACGGTTGACCGTaagaaatgaaagaattttacCTTCAATCGTCGATAAAGCCGACCAAAATAAACTAACTAAGTAAGGGCGTATTTTATACCTACAATCGGCCTGGAtacttaaacaaattatttttgttctggTCCTTTTTCTCAGATTTACATCTACAGGAGGTATCTGACGTCCTTAACGGAAATTTGTAGTTGTGAAAAGAGGTTGATTTTCAAAATCCTTTCAGCTTTTTGTCCGACTAACTTCTTCGGCGAGTTTTATAATAAAGtcatagaaatatttttaaaacttggtTAGTTTGCTCAAATACTCGTGTAATTGTATTGATTCATTAATTAATTCCCTCTTTAATtcgttcattcattcattctctctttcattcattcatttaattttttctatcttttacTCAATTAACCATCTGTTCATCAAATATAGGGAGGTTTAAACAATATA
This region of Pocillopora verrucosa isolate sample1 chromosome 3, ASM3666991v2, whole genome shotgun sequence genomic DNA includes:
- the LOC131782856 gene encoding solute carrier family 15 member 4; its protein translation is MMESLRDDDDDGISTNYDYSQENPSELDESLSEEPVSNNNTLTVLCILFVTLFERLAFYGVAANLVLYCEDVRKLSSPLSSIIALAFQGTCFFTPIIGGWLGDITAGRYNTIYGSLLAYIVGTVTLTVITYKKPSGHHVFEGLYGTLLLVVSLVVIAFAVGGVKANLSLMGADQVKRKGQRMVQRFFVWFYWFIQVGSLLAFTVVVYVQQNVIYFFGYLITVVSITCGTMVVVIGRNRYLVYPPRKSALMDARHILAVGIKNKLFCKRNPHWTHWLDGAKDTMGGTFSEEMVEVVKSIVHLCPILLTFIFYWTIYGQGSTAFLLQGSYMKLDIINSFPFPVASLAIFEIVTVLVLIPLIDRVVYPGLRRVGFNFTPLRRIGVGLIFAAGSVALAGFIEIERKEKFGRVTQIVFNRTVNASNMSVFYQVPQYILQGTSEALVSTTGLEFAYAQSPTELRGLVMGVCWAMIGLGYYVASLLVSIVKHASHNKWYPDDLNNGTLEYYMFLLAGLMLINLAVFLYLAVRYRYVDHGEGPENDGYRVPVFTRVLSLATAVKVETDVCPQLLVR
- the LOC131782861 gene encoding uncharacterized protein, which produces MEIKIQSVLPLFLIPLIASSTSVCDKNPSLIQCIALRNQFILPLKDSCNPLKKNCDTGDLVDPRVANCHLEFSGNVFHSLLDGFKMSYGYRCFPIVPDPNMFHRRNVGPSYGEPRCVPTKLDKHGSFTCGEHGTRCVCDAPAEYNSYGTQWLRNNCRCQYFVNLCRIPKVCASRGICKMWGSELRCECPADKEQCRPGINQCKANPGLCLDEGKICIELYDTNVGWLIGNEQKGDGFACILAGTVKSLATVTHYCDISQETFSRIGGVEPKNELDLCCYRMLTCAGGESIPKKGTIFSYRPCYCNVEFRKCLFTAAFDPKFKGNVEQMVEVLNNLAHCIIDDGVQCDPVRPWTCQKGDLINPKFAHCAIDCKTGPVLPIWARACALRQCKPPYHRENLRIIDVPRMEESSICKPVEDLPILCGNRETNTRCVCDGKPSRSDFTDRCRCQYWPDRWEERQSKEK